From Paenibacillus sp. V4I7, the proteins below share one genomic window:
- a CDS encoding tyrosine-type recombinase/integrase, giving the protein MSEKLQTYFEEDIDDFQTYLQNRGYTLRTQNEYVREVIAFLDYVKAPTASVTKGDIMRFQKVMRDRGAGDGAINRMISSIRCFYKALIEFEKIQVNPAITVPKSKVEKNRSPVFLSEEELADFLEYVDGRHKIRNLAICLLMAYGGLRVSEVHALNIEHFQSGENPTLHFMGKGRKWRTVPLHESVAVILETYLQERVNPKDGDSSAFFISQEGRRIGRRTIQSIIDRATSIIKQARPTLKDKKISSHKLRHTFATNHFRSGTDLRTLQELLGHSDISTTQIYTHVDTQQLAAAQSRIRPRIPANY; this is encoded by the coding sequence TTGAGCGAAAAGCTTCAAACGTACTTCGAAGAAGATATAGACGATTTTCAAACTTATCTTCAGAATCGAGGGTACACCCTACGTACACAAAATGAATATGTTCGTGAGGTTATCGCATTTCTGGATTATGTTAAAGCACCGACCGCCTCAGTAACTAAAGGGGATATAATGAGATTTCAAAAAGTAATGCGAGATCGAGGCGCCGGTGACGGAGCAATTAACCGAATGATCTCATCTATACGATGCTTTTATAAGGCTCTTATCGAATTCGAAAAGATCCAGGTTAATCCAGCCATCACCGTTCCCAAATCAAAAGTCGAGAAAAACAGGTCACCGGTATTCTTGAGTGAGGAGGAGCTCGCGGATTTTCTTGAATATGTAGATGGACGACACAAAATCCGTAACCTTGCAATATGTCTTCTTATGGCTTATGGGGGTCTGCGCGTATCAGAAGTCCACGCTCTAAATATCGAACATTTTCAATCTGGAGAAAATCCGACACTTCACTTTATGGGTAAAGGAAGGAAATGGAGAACCGTACCGCTCCATGAGAGTGTTGCAGTCATACTTGAAACATATCTGCAGGAGCGGGTAAATCCCAAGGATGGAGATTCCTCAGCTTTCTTCATTTCACAAGAAGGCCGCCGGATTGGACGTAGAACGATACAAAGTATAATCGATCGAGCTACAAGCATCATAAAACAAGCCCGCCCAACTCTTAAGGACAAAAAAATTAGTAGCCATAAATTAAGGCATACCTTTGCTACTAATCACTTCCGGAGCGGCACGGATCTACGAACTCTGCAAGAGCTCCTTGGGCATTCAGATATCTCAACTACGCAGATTTATACTCACGTCGATACGCAGCAGTTAGCCGCGGCACAATCGAGGATTCGTCCGAGAATACCCGCAAATTATTAA